The Branchiostoma lanceolatum isolate klBraLanc5 chromosome 5, klBraLanc5.hap2, whole genome shotgun sequence region CTCCAAAGTTAGGGTTCTCCCATCTGCAAGACAAGTGCATTTcagaagaaatgtttgaatttcATGATAATGTGATCGTACAACAAAAAAGGAAGACTTAAAATGTAAAAGTTCTAATATCTCGACATATTTAAACTGTAAATGACAGGAGGGACTAACACGTCGCGTTTTCCACCCAAAACCTTACATTGCTCTGATAGTGAGATCATTTGATTGTCGATCAAGATAGTGATATCATGAACTGTCGATAGGAAATAGTGAACTAAAGTTAAGTTAgctaaaatcctcccacaccataattgatgtatagggcggtgcccatctccgtttcatagccctggggtcacactgtggtgcaatcactgcagcagggggctagtccactggcagtggagtgtgtttaacttccatactgtttcataaatatgtaccatttttataaagtctttggtatgactcaatgcgcctcttgtccagaggtagaAGGTCCATAATCGAGCTTGTCCTTCGTTTTGCCGACGCCTGCCCACATATCAACTATCATACGGACCCacccacaacttctcgagttatgcgatccacaagcaaacaaacacaaacggCGCTGATAGCATAACCGCCTTGGCGAAGGTTAAGAACTCACAGCCGACCCACACAGGTGGAGTTGACCATGAACTTGTTGACAGACTGCGGAGACAGCCCGGTGTCAGGGGAGTACACCCACTTCCTGTTCGGGTGGAGGAACGCGAGGGCACCGCCGTAGATGTTGTAAGGACACCTGGAACAGGGAAAGGAGACAAGCAGACTTTGATGAGCTCACAAGAACCATCATAGCGCATACCTGCAATTTGTACCTTCCCTGTAACCGAttcttttgttatgcttaccttctttttcttccgtTCAtgacaaataaggtcaatgaacGTACCTGGACCAGACggttgtcaccatggttactggtaaaagTAGCAGACCCTGTGGTGTTCTGTTACATTAGGTAGCAAGTGGTAGGACAGAGCTGGAAGGGCTGGTCACCGTAtagatgaatgtgtttgagCAAGAATacacagagcagtagtttgccGGTTAGGCCATGGTATGTGAAGGTCAACATTATctatttgcttgcaaattttACATATATAATTTAGTTTAATCTTTTCCATCCACTGTTGAAATCACACACCAACTacccctcggataggacgttatatggaggtcccgtgtttgaagacagccacacctcaagcacgttgaaAGCAAACactcgaaaagagtaggggtgtgagtggatcaaataaatctttcCAGACATGTAGCTTGCACTGTTCAATACGAACCTGGTGTGCTACACCATTGGGCGGTTTACTTGGGACTCATCTATAACCCCCTTCTAAGCTTTATttgattttttgtctttcaaatgCTACCTTTTGTAAATAAGACTACCCTATGACAATCTACATAAGAACAGTACCTTTCGTAAGTTCCGTCATGAGATACGCAGACAACGTTAGTCCACTGTCCATAACCCGGGAAGATACAGACCGCCCTGTTGACCACGACCATGCCGGACGTCTCGACGACCGGGACCGAGTACGTGTTCATGTAGGGCACAGTGGCGCCCAGGACGATGAAGCTGACGTAGGAGTTGTGCGCGACTGCCACGAGACCTCCGTCCGGCTCCACGGCTAGCATCTGCCCGGGGAGGGGGAGCGCGAACCGTAGCGACGCCGTAGGCTTGCCGGAGGACACGTCTATCACGTCGAACACATGCGGGTTGCTGCCCAGGCCTAAGATGTTGTTCTTGGCGGGGTTGAAGACGATCTGACTGTACTCCACGCTGTTTTCTACCAGCCACGCCTTAGAGGAGACGGCCTTGGTTATAGGGTTGGCTGCCGAGCAGGCCACGAGGAGAAGGAGAACGGACAAGAAATCCATGACGACTTGCCCCGACATGTTTGTGTTCTGTACAGGTACTACCACCCGTTGATCATGTGCTGGGTTCAAAGGTACGTCTCCCAACGCGGTAAATAGGCGGATATACcacagatcaaagaaagggcCGGGACGTCAAATGAATTGCAGCTTGTCGTTTTCAGGCatcataaacatatatatatcctTTGCACTGAACCCAAAGGACGAATGTAGCACTGTGGAAACGTGCTGTTCCTTCCAGATTGGAAAGTTGCTCACTCACCTCACAGACATCGCAATGATTGTACGGAAAGGGTGTGTAGGGTTTAATGGCCGATaaaaaatgcagacatgttttcAACAATATTGTTATCCTTACGTGCACGTGGTCACTTTGTCATAGTACCTGAGAAATACAATGTTATACTTAGTCACGTATCCAAGATGACGTCGTTTACAAAGTGTATAGGCCTTGTGCGGGTGTCCCGTGGAGTACGGAGTTTCAGCCGGGAGACATAACACGACGGTTTTGGACGGCGTAGGTATCTATACGGAACAACTTGATAAAGGTGTGGTGTGAAATCATCGGAACTGGGTGCGTCTGTCACTTTTGGACCACAAAATTTAGCCGTcgtgtttaaaaaaattaagaataaaaATCCCAAgtttgagcatgttaaagaaccacACACCAGTTAGGCATTGAGCGGCACTGCTCAAGACCATTGTACTTCTGCACCTGGCTTCAAAGAGAGATTAGTCGCACAATACAAGTACCGAATTTACAATTTTTTGCCAAGGCAGTTGGAAGAAAAACCCGACTACAATACATCGCGTGTGAGGGCAGTGTCATCATTACTTTCTCTCGCGCGGTATCCGTATGAACTTGAACTGTTGCATCAGCTGAACATACCAGGATCtatttttatattccccttccagtgggaagggggatatattgtttttgcttgcctgttcttcttcttcttcttcttcttcttcttcttctttcttctgccaaaaaccaagtagatgtgcggtggtagctctactaatggtattgcagtaaGTTATATGTACGTTATGTTACATgatacggatgttatatttgagatgtaggtactaaTAGgacaggtgaatacacctgacaataaattatgctaatgaggacctaatttgcataatctatgcataaacttgtatttcccttaccgtaaaagctgcggatgtcatctttgagatgtaggtaccttaaggtaaggtgaatacacctggtcataaattatgctaatgaggacctcatttgcataattaatgcagaacttgtatttcccttaccgtgaaagctaccgatgtcatatttgagatgtaggtacttttaggaaaggtgaacacacctggccattgattatgctaatgaggacctcatttgcataatttatgcagaaacttgtatttcccttaccttaaaagctgcagatgttatatttgagatgtaggtactttttggaaaggcgaatacacctggtcataaattatgctaatgagggcctcatttgcataatttatgcataaactttaATTTTCCTtcccgtaaaagctacggatgtcatatttgagttgtaggtacctttaggaaaggtgaatacatctggccataaattatgctaatgttgaccttatttgcataatttaggcataaacttgtattttccttgaattttccttaccgtaaaagctacggatgtcatatttgagttgtaggtggctttagggaaggtgaatacacctgagcataaattatgctaatgtggatctcatttgcataatattacgacataaacttgtatttcccttaccgtgaaagctacggatgtcatatttgagatgtaggtaccattaggaaaggtcagaaaatctgcccataaattatgctaatgagggcctcgtttgcataatttatgcataccccttaccgtaaatgctacggatgtcatatttcagatgtaggtacctttaggaaaggtgaatacacctggccatagattatgctaatgtggacttcatttgcataatttaggcataaagttgtatttcctttaccgtgaaagctacgaatgtcatatttgagatgtaggtaccattaggaaaggtcagaaaacctggccataaattatgataatgagggcctcgtttgcataatttatgcccaTGACttggtgcccagagcaggagttcgctCTGACACACCtgatcataaattatgctaatgaagaccttgtttgcataatttatgcagaaacttcataatacccttacagtcaatgctaaggatgtcatatttgaggtgtaggtaatggaaggggaatatcctgcattttcccgaaaatgttgccattctagttttaGCTCAGATAGCGGGGAAATCCCTTACGCATCCACTCCAGGAGTCGCTGTGAAGTGCAGGTATGTGTGTAGCTGGAAAGCTATGGTTGAAAATTTGTACGTTTGTCTTAAAGTTTAAGTTGCGTTTTAATGCCTATTAAGTTGCTTTTGGTTGACAGTGGTTCAAAGAATGACACCTGTCAACTAGCCTTTTTTGTAGGCGACCAACGATCTACGTTTTAAGTCAATCGGATCTCTGAGGTGGGAGGGGCAGGTAAACAACCTGTATGTTAGTGGACAATAGAGACAATTTTCTTAAGTCAACTGTCATTAACAACTAGATACCGGCATGCACTGGCATTGTACCTCAGTTACAATGTGTTATTATCGATGACGAGTCGTTGTTACGATATCTATCTAATGATTGTTTGcatggtcaacgttgcatcagaatCCCGTGAAGGGAATAAGATTTCTCTTCAGATACAACTATTTGTAAACTATTTCGGGATATCAACCTTATATATCGTAAGGTGACCTAATACAAATACCTTCCAGTGACGTGCTTATTCGGGCATTGATATTGCCAATATAACTCTTACATGACTTGTCAACACCTGTCGATCACAAATGACTGCATCCATTTACCTCACCGTTGAGACTTTTACCACAGGACTCTGTGTGGAGTGTTCAAAAATGGATTATCGTACTCATCAACTCTCATCACATCTCAAAAATACCTGATACAACTGATTCGGGGGTATCAGATCAATCTATGCCCCTGTCAAGTCTTTATTTACTTTCCATGCTTACTAACCTTTTATGAAAAAAAGACCATAATGTTAACAATCCTTATAAGATCAGTACCTTGCGTAAGTGCCATCAAAAGAGACGCAGACGACGTCGGTCCACTGTCCACGGCGCGGCCAGATACAAGCCCTCCTGTTGATTACGACCATTCCGGACGCCTCGACTACCGGGACCGTGACTGTGATCATGTAGGGCACGGTGGCGCCCAGGGTGATGAAACTGACGTAGGAGTTGTGCGCGACAGCCGCAAGACTCCCGCCAGGATCCACTGCTAGCATCTGTCCGGGAAGGGGAAGGTAGAACCGTAGGGATACTATAGGCCATCCCGAGGGGGACAAGTCTATCCGCTGAAACACCTGGGGGCTGCTGGCCAGGGCTAGGAAGTTGTTCTTAGCGGGGTTGAAGATTATCTGAGTAAATTCCACCCATTCACTGAATTCTAGCAGCCATGCCCTAGAAGAGACGGTCGTGGCGGTAGGTAGGGTTGCTGAGCAGGCCAAAAGGAGGAGAAGATATGTGAAACGCTTCATAGTAGCTTGCTCCGACACGTTCAGGCATGTAACTATCACCTGTTGATCATATGCTGGGCTACAAAGTTCAAAGGTGTGTTTTCCCCGATCGATGAGGACAGCAGGTACACCATAATCCTGATATAGGGGCGCCAAATGATTCAATAATTGTCAATCGTCATCATCATAAGTCGACGTGCACCGCCCCTTTTCAATAATTGTCAATACCAGGTACTAATAATGCAACGACATCTGTCACTTGACACACTGGACCAAATATGGGCATGCCCCCAGGGGCcctacagctagtggtcaaaacacaaagggataGCTAGAGCATGTATACAATTTGTTTTTGAAATGCGGATAGCTTAAGTaatacttgatataatgaaatggtaataatgcaaatcagaatctaattctAATAATTAATGGAGAAGTCCTTGAAACCCACTTCATTCAAGGAAACTAGTACTTTATTTTTTAATTAAACGCATGCAGTTGCTTGAAATCAAACAGATATTAAAAATCATCacagatttttgtttgttttcatgttggagGTGCTTGTTTAAAATTATTGTTGGCTGGGATAGTTGTACTTTCATTATTATCTCATACATGGACTTCATTGTTCTGACTATGATCTAAACAAATAGATTATCTTTAAAACTAAAGATAAAAGTATCTGTACAAATTTGACATGTACTCATTGGTAAGACACTATACCGTTCACAGAAGTAGCATGAATCTAATGGCTTTGGTGATTAGATGTAAATGTAATTAATGAATGGAAGGATGttgtgatcagcaccaaggtcagtgACATTACCTTATGAAGTTCGGTCATTCAGAAGGAGTTGATAGCCTGGAACACAGATAAATACGCCGCCTGTCGCTGATGTCCCGGCACTGCACCTGACCGTATGGATCGTCTTCACAAACCACAGCCTGCAATCTCCGCAACAAGGGATCTGAGAGAAGATCTCTGCCTTTTCAGTGCCAAGCTTACCGACGTTTTTGTCAATGCACTCTTCATCAACTTTTTTCCGCACAGCATTGTGAGCTATAGAAACAGATTAATCgaatacctccgtgaaatatcgACAGTTTTTGGTGAATTTCTCAATACCACCACCCTAGTCTTCTCATGTGGTATAACAGTTGATGCTCAACCAGTCCTAAGCCTAATGTCTCGTTCCTGTATTACCCCAAGAGTCCATaccccaaaaaattaacggctgcatgaacatgtgtttatatcggtgtaaaattcccttttagctagcgcaactgatctcaagcgtcaaactgatgaaagcttgtttgttactgaataaattagcaggtaaagttcggcagccacGCGCGAGGTCGGACCGCATTTCGAGTGATGTGGTCgagcgcttacagctggaaagtgccttttttggtgtatatttgtgtgtttgtatgtaggcaaaaaagtgacggaaacgttgatggatcgtcatgatttttggtaggtgagtagcggttgtgggaacgagtGTGGTAACAAGTTCGAAAATgattcatctggcgctttcTTATAGTACTCCAGCGGgctttgtatgtgtgtgagtttgtatgtatgtggacagcacaactcgaggagctgttgacatTTATGGCATGTAGATAGTTTGGGTGATGCCTCAGATAATtgaatacttattatgcaaatcaggagaatATACCTAGTATATTGTGCATGATTGCACCGTCAAAAAGTACTTAAGTCTACTTCTTGCTTTTAACCTTTTCGATAACTAGTAAGGAAAATATGCCGCTATTCAGGCTATTTATCTTGTAGTGGTATAGCTGCATGTGACATGATTGTTCCCGAGGCTAAAGGAGTGGAATCAATGCTGacgtgtaacgttatgtttcttCTGCAACTGCGCAAAGGATGATGCAATGAGGGGATTCCCCTTACTCGTCACACGGGTGCAGGTGTTTACGTGGAGGCATGTGAATGTCCAGAAAGCTGAGGGCCGAGATTGTACGTCTAAATTTCCTTCAAGATTACGGTCAAGGTATGTGTTTATTATTGTAGCTGATGGCTCAAAGACTACGATATCCGACAACGGCACTTATGTTGAATCATACCCAAAGGCAGTAGCCACTAAGCAAATGTGATGCggaaagggggaggggccgATGTATGGAAAACCCCACAGCTGTCTGACCAGAAATCAGGTTcgttttcaaactttgaatcaCAAAATTGCACCATGACCACGCTCAGGCATTGATTATAAACTCCTGCATGTTCGACTGCCTAGCGATTATGATAAACACATCAGTAACTGGTATATCTCGTTTTTCGAGCCTTTTGAGACAGAAGTGTCAAGCCTCCGATGTTTTACTTGGCAGAACGTTTTGTAGCTTGATCATGaaaactttcaatatttttcaaagGCAAAGGCTAGGTTTAGTCTATTTAGAAAGCAAGGCGTGATGTATACTGTTCAGATTCACCATTGTCTGATATTGATCTCATACAAAACCTTGTACCTGACCATGGTTTGTACACGTGGAGGTCAAATGACGTAGTCCTATATCTTTAAATGTACTGATTTGTCCGGGTTCGATATCCAtatcactagcctctaccagactccagaggcggctggaaagagtagaaattggccaaatagacagaaaaacatgaaagaggagtaagtttgctataggggtacagtttgccgatctgaatggcatattggaccctctctccgtagccgactccctttgcatactattcactctatttggccaatttctactatttttccagccatccgcggagcctggtagaggctaccataTCACGACACGAGAACAGAACAGCAAATAAGTAAACTTTGCAATCAATCCTCAGGATCCATAGGCCAGGATTGTTCAAGTGTATGAATGAACAATGCACCTCAGTCATGGATTTTGGGACAAGTTGCACTCCTATAGCTATGTTCAACACACAACAATGGTCCTCTGCAGTTTGGCATGACGTACGTGTAATTTACGCAAAGCTGCATCAcacctagcctccgatgcagactcctcccggctgttttcttttgcaagttactgtttttatactattacatttttttcttcttcttgctggccgggaagcaataagaagaaaaaaaatgtaatagtataaaaacagtaacttgcaaaagaaaactgccgggaggagtctgcatcggaggctacatcACACCAAAGGACTGTTACCCCCAACATCTTTTAAGCACTGCTAAAATCTAGCAAACCTCACAAATGCTCTTCCTTTCAAATAAGCAAAGGAACTCAGGAGGCTAGACACTCAGCCCGGCAGAACTCGATATCTGGTAAATGAGCGTGAAGTGGTCGTTTGTAGGCCAAGGCTGGATGATCTCATGGAAAAGGAATTCGTCAGAAAACACAGCTGGTCCATTATGAACACAAAGAAATTCCCAAATTGTGGTCGTTAAGCTCCGTCAAGgtactttacacctatttccacaCTCGACTCAGGTGCTTTGGCTAGGGACGCTCCGAAGGACGGGACGTACTGcgggaggtcccgtgttttctATCGAACCCCTTCATCCCGGAGTGAGGTCTAAACGTTACGCACTTTGTACCTACTTTACAGAACTGGAGCGTCACGCCAAAACGCCAAAGGGCTACTTGCAAACtggtttattaccttcgccgagaaggttatattattGGTTACACCAGCTGCggagtgggtctgtatgtatgtcaagagcataactcgagaaacttTTGATGGTTCttcgtgatttttggtaggttagTAGTGGTTGtgagaacaaaggtcaacttcgaaaatggttcacctggcttTTTCCTACAGTGCTGCAGTagactttgtatgtttgtgtgtttgtatgtagacaacatacctcaaggaactgttgatggattttcatgacttttggtgggtacgtagtgattgtgaaaacggaggtcaagttcaaaaaatgggtcacctggcattttcctacggtactgcagcgggctgtgtatgtatgcgttgttgtttgtagacaggataactcgaggagatgttgatggttgtgcatgatattaagtagATGGGTAGGTTTCTTGAAGGGAAAGATctagttcgatgatgggcct contains the following coding sequences:
- the LOC136434692 gene encoding uncharacterized protein yields the protein MSGQVVMDFLSVLLLLVACSAANPITKAVSSKAWLVENSVEYSQIVFNPAKNNILGLGSNPHVFDVIDVSSGKPTASLRFALPLPGQMLAVEPDGGLVAVAHNSYVSFIVLGATVPYMNTYSVPVVETSGMVVVNRAVCIFPGYGQWTNVVCVSHDGTYERCPYNIYGGALAFLHPNRKWVYSPDTGLSPQSVNKFMVNSTCVGRLWENPNFGDYYYGRHWWFSYDGSRAFLDNGMTLTASDDQKTDMEVHGYFNASTGNNPHIWFSQASNDQYYVAGLKPDTSDITLYTWPYLMPTQTLPFPVPDDPKATNPQPLQVHYADDGRLYTVGKYGQGGDIWGLGYIEFN